A part of Aegilops tauschii subsp. strangulata cultivar AL8/78 chromosome 2, Aet v6.0, whole genome shotgun sequence genomic DNA contains:
- the LOC120974039 gene encoding uncharacterized protein produces the protein MGGVVDKEINTRKGPYVFRLHGQNYHHIGTLLPEGTNKPRFAQLYIYNTENEVANRISASRCNDNKSTVDPNIVKELQIMLDDNNILAKTFRMARDRFQEGDYHDYTLRILGKRNGTHNLPSASEVAALVVRDPTGESEGRDIVVEYKNMVPQRISEIHPKFMSMQYPLLFPYGEDGFKLEIPYKKTKGAKNSRKYVTLLDYYAFYLQQRPDQGMLLLKSGHLSLQFWVDVYTCIEQNRLNWIRHNQGKLRTELYSGLQHAIKRRDTRTEQVGKRIIVPSSFTVIYTIEFQRRGLPHAHILIFLKDKDKYPEPSQIDKIISAEIPNKDEDPEAFGAVENFMMHRPCGEAKQNSPCMVGHRCSKHFPKRYNVSTTIDEDGFPVYKRKDDGRSRSIKYLYKYIDKDDDQVTALLKERLAANKTDEIKKYLEMRYISTSEACWRIFQFDLHYRDPAVERLPFHLENEQQVIFPDSTDLDKIVTREGSKSTKFTQWMEANKIYELGKELTYAEFPTKFVWKRETKCWQKRKRDYAIGRIYYAHPASGERHYLRMLLNTKKGCTSFEDIRTIDGVPHPTYKSACQALGFLDDDTEWIDCINEASSWASGAQLRQLFTTILSHCEVTNPKILWDSTWEALCEDMQYKRRIILNIPTLQLTNTQKQAYGLIEIEKLMRQVGKSLKEYTEIELPNAAELDELGNRLINEEVNYDMEKLKDEHKTILNNLNQDQKKAFDKIMESVNKGLGKQIFVEGYSGTGKTYLWKALTTKLRSEGKIVLAVASCGIAALLLQGGRTAHSRFRIPLNITEESTCEIKQGSHLAELLKKTSLILWDGAPMANKHCFEALDKSLRDILRFTNENSDEKPFGGMTIILGGDFRQILPVITKGRREQIVNATIKRSYLWKHFEIFELTQNMRLKCLSDDPIQKQKVAEFAEWILQIGDGKTASDEGEDWIKIPKDLLLQKGENRKELIVESIYPNLLQKYRERDYLEERAILCPRNDTVKEINDHIMSQIQGDEVTYLSLDTVCKATTNTNIMMNMQPTEFLNTLTSPGIPDHELKLKVGLPVMLLRNINQAAGLCNGTRMTITQLGNKYIETQIITGTHIGDKVYVPRIIMSPSDSKWPFVLKRRQYPLSVCFAMTINKSQGQSLNKVGIYLPKQVFRSCAARRGRVRRSPRCTTLPTSNSGSACERG, from the exons ATGGGAGGAGTTGTGGACAAGGAAATAAACACTCGCAAAGGACCTTATGTTTTTCGTTTGCATGGACAGAACTACCACCACATCGGAACTCTTTTACCTGAAGGTACAAACAAACCTCGGTTTGCACAGCTGTACATCTATAATACCGAAAATGAGGTGGCAAACAGGATAAGTGCGTCAAGATGCAATGATAATAAATCAACAGTGGACCCCAACATTGTCAAAGAATTGCAAATAATGCTCGACGACAACAACATCCTCGCAAAAACATTCAGAATGGCAAGAGATAGATTCCAAGAAGGAGACTACCATGATTACACACTTCGGATACTAGGAAAAAGGAACGGAACACACAACCTTCCATCCGCATCTGAAGTTGCAGCATTGGTAGTAAGAGATCCAACTGGAGAGAGTGAAGGACGTGACATTGTTGTTGAGTACAAAAATATGGTGCCACAAAGGATATCAGAGATCCACCCGAAATTCATGTCCATGCAATATCCGTTGTTGTTCCCATATGGAGAAGATGGTTTTAAACTCGAGATACCGTACAAGAAAACAAAAGGAGCTAAAAACAGCAGGAAATACGTAACGTTGTTGGACTACTATGCATTCTACCTACAGCAACGTCCAGACCAAGGAATGTTATTGCTCAAGTCTGGGCATCTGTCACTGCAATTTTGGGTGGATGTATACACATGTATCGAGCAAAATAGACTAAACTGGATCCGACACAATCAAGGAAAGCTAAGAACTGAACTTTACAGTGGATTGCAGCATGCAATTAAGCGAAGGGACACAAGAACAGAGCAGGTTGGAAAGAGGATAATTGTGCCTTCATCTTTTACAG TTATCTACACAATAGAATTCCAGAGGAGAGGACTCCCGCATGCCCACATACTAATATTTCTGAAGGACAAAGACAAGTACCCAGAACCATCGCAGATCGATAAAATAATAAGCGCTGAGATCCCAAACAAGGACGAGGATCCTGAGGCATTTGGAGCTGTCGAGAACTTCATGATGCATCGCCCATGTGGAGAGGCTAAGCAAAACTCACCATGCATGGTGGGCCATAGATGCAGCAAGCATTTCCCAAAAAGATACAATGTTAGTACTACCATCGATGAGGACGGGTTTCCAGTATATAAAAGGAAGGACGACGGAAG GTCTAGATCAATCAAGTACCTATATAAGTATATCGACAAAGACGACGATCAAGTTACAGCCTTGCTCAAGGAAAGGCTCGCAGCAAATAAAACTGACGAGATCAAGAAATACCTAGAGATGAGATACATATCAACATCAGAAGCATGCTGGAGGATATTCCAGTTTGATCTTCACTATCGTGATCCAGCCGTTGAGAGGCTACCTTTCCATCTTGAAAATGAGCAGCAAGTGATTTTTCCTGACTCGACTGATCTTGACAAGATAGTTACAAGGGAAGGATCTAAAAGTACCAAGTTCACTCAATGGATGGAGGCAAATAAAATATATGAGCTAGGGAAAGAATTAACGTATGCAGAATTCCCTACAAAATTTGTATGGAAACGTGAAACAAAATGTTGGCAGAAGCGAAAAAGGGACTATGCAATTGGAAGAATCTACTATGCACATCCTGCAAGTGGTGAGCGACATTATCTGAGGATGCTTCTAAACACCAAGAAAGGATGCACATCATTTGAGGACATTAGGACCATTGATGGAGTCCCTCACCCAACGTACAAATCAGCATGCCAAGCCCTTGGATTTCTGGATGATGACACTGAGTGGATTGACTGTATCAATGAAGCATCAAGTTGGGCATCTGGAGCACAACTGCGTCAGTTATTCACCACCATATTGTCCCATTGCGAAGTCACAAACCCAAAGATATTGTGGGATTCAACATGGGAGGCATTGTGTGAAGATATGCAATACAAAAGAAGGATTATTCTAAACATTCCAACGCTTCAGCTCACCAACACACAGAAACAAGCGTATGGTCTGATTGAGATAGAAAAACTGATGAGGCAAGTAGGAAAGTCATTAAAGGAATATACAGAGATAGAGCTACCAAATGCTGCAGAGCTAGATGAACTTGGGAACAGACTAATAAACGAAGAGGTCAACTACGACATGGAGAAACTCAAGGATGAGCACAAAACCATACTAAACAATCTTAACCAAGACCAGAAGAAAGCCTTCGATAAAATAATGGAATCCGTCAACAAAGGGCTAGGAAAGCAGATATTTGTCGAAGGCTACAGTGGCACAGGAAAAACCTATCTATGGAAAGCACTAACGACGAAGCTAAGATCAGAGGGAAAGATAGTGCTTGCGGTGGCATCATGTGGCATTGCAGCGTTGCTTCTCCAAGGTGGAAGAACAGCACACTCAAGGTTCCGCATTCCACTTAATATAACTGAAGAATCAACGTGTGAAATAAAACAAGGCTCACATTTGGCTGAACTACTAAAGAAGACCTCacttatattgtgggacggagCTCCTATGGCAAACAAACACTGCTTCGAGGCACTAGACAAAAGCCTTAGAGATATTCTCAGGTTCACTAACGAAAACAGCGACGAAAAGCCATTTGGTGGAATGACAATTATACTAGGAGGCGACTTCAGACAAATCCTACCAGTTATAACCAAAGGAAGGAGAGAACAAATAGTTAATGCTACAATCAAAAGGTCATATCTGTGGAAACACTTCGAAATATTTGAGTTAACACAAAACATGCGGCTGAAGTGTTTGTCAGATGATCCAATACAAAAGCAAAAGGTCGCTGAATTTGCAGAGTGGATACTACAAATTGGCGATGGGAAAACAGCATCAGATGAAGGAGAGGATTGGATAAAAATACCAAAGGACCTACTGCTACAGAAAGGAGAAAATCGTAAAGAACTAATCGTCGAAAGCATATATCCAAACTTGCTGCAAAAATACCGTGAGCGGGATTACCTAGAAGAAAGAGCAATACTCTGTCCAAGAAATGATACAGTCAAGGAGATAAACGACCACATCATGAGCCAAATACAAGGTGATGAGGTGACATACCTAAGCCTGGACACCGTGTGCAAGGCAACGACAAACACCAATATCATGATGAACATGCAGCCTACTGAATTCCTAAACACCTTGACGTCCCCAGGAATCCCAGACCATGAGCTAAAACTCAAAGTGGGTTTGCCGGTCATGCTCCTGCGCAACATCAACCAAGCAGCAGGTTTATGCAACGGTACAAGAATGACAATAACACAACTTGGAAACAAATACATCGAGACACAAATAATCACAGGAACACACATCGGTGACAAGGTATACGTACCTCGAATAATCATGTCACCCAGCGACTCAAAATGGCCATTCGTGCTGAAAAGAAGGCAATATCCATTATCAGTGTGCTTCGCAATGACGATAAACAAGAGCCAAGGTCAGTCCTTAAACAAGGTAGGAATATATTTGCCTAAGCAAGTGTTCCGGTCGTGCGCCGCCCGCCGCGGCCGTGTACGCCGCTCCCCGCGATGCACAACGCTCCCCACCTCCAACTCCGGCAGTGCCTGTGAGCGCGGCTGA
- the LOC141041052 gene encoding uncharacterized protein codes for MEFIHMSTVLETLGSDFDDYVYLPAIGTRGGILLAWKSRMVTADNHMFSPNTLTTQVSTPSSADAPWWLTIVYGPQQDHEKIAFLQEIRDVRANCAGPWMLCGDFNLIYRDEDKNNGNINRRMMGRFRRVINDLALKEVYLNDWEERHGECHLRCLASVVSDHSPLILDCSPLPPVHRRFHFEEYWTRIAGYQDVVAAA; via the exons ATGGAGTTCATCCACATGTCTACTGTCCTTGAAACACTCGGTTCGGACTTCGATGACTACGTTTACCTGCCGGCGATTGGCACCCGCGGCGGTATTCTGCTGGCCTGGAAGAGCAGGATGGTGACTGCTGACAATCACATGTTCAGCCCCAACACGCTTACTACCCAGGTCTCGACTCCATCGAGCGCTGATGCACCTTGGTGGCTGACCATTGTTTATGGGCCGCAGCAGGATCATGAGAAGATCGCGTTCCTTCAGGAAATCCGCGACGTGCGCGCCAATTGCGCCGGCCCATGGATGCTTTGCGGGGACTTCAACTTGATCTATCGAGATGAAGACAAGAACAACGGGAACATCAACAGACGCATGATGGGGCGCTTCCGCCGTGTTATCAATGACCTCGCGCTTAAGGAGGTTTACCTCAACG ACTGGGAGGAGCGGCACGGAGAGTGCCACCTTCGCTGCCTCGCCTCGGTTGTCTCCGATCATAGCCCGCTCATTCTTGACTGCTCGCCTTTGCCCCCGGTGCATCGGCGTTTCCATTTCGAGGAGTACTGGACGCGTATTGCGGGCTACCAGGACGTGGTCGCGGCTGCTTAG